TTAGGCACAGATCCGAGTTGGAATGTCCAAAACTTTGGACATGGCGGGGATAGTTCTCATGAAATGTTGATTCAATTAAAAAAATGTTTGGGTCAACCTAATTATTTTATAGCACCGAATGTAGCTTTTGAGATCGGAGGGAATGACTATTTGCAGAATATGTTAATGATCATGTTACTGCCTTGGAATGCAGAAGCATATATGAACCGTGCTTTAAATCATATTGAAAGATCCATCACTCTATTATATCAAAAAAGAAAGAATGTTTTAATTATCGGGAATTATCCTGCAGTGTCATGGTCCGCTTTACTGGGGTTACCCGATGAACGAAAAGGATTTGCCTTTAAGACTTTTAATTTTAAATACCAATATAGCATCCAAATTCGTTCGATTGTAGATCATATTTCTTTTGCAAAGGAACAATCATCCATTCCAGAAATATTAAATGAAGTTTTAAGAGAATATAATGGCTTTTCAATGTTGGAGTTAGTAAGCAATACAACAAATGGAATCTCTTTTAACGTTTCGAGTGCAGACACAGTATGCTACGGTGCTCATATACCATCAAATGCATTTGCTCCCTATTTTTGTTGGTTGGCTGCAAACCTGTCGGCACCAGGTACATTACCTCACATTTAATGCTTCGCCAAGAGTTGAATTACCCTGAAATACAAGCAAGAAGACAACCATACTTCCAAACGCAAGGTTTAATGCTCGAATACCTGAGAATCTGGGAGGCATTTATCAATCCAGTTACTTATGAACCTTGGGTTGTGAATGATGCATTAATGGGAGATATTGTACACCCAAATGCTATTGGTCTTTCGGTTTGGATTTTGTCATTTATAGAATTAGGGTAAAGGAAGTGATTTATTAAACAATGAATCCTTAATATCATGATAGTAACTTGTTACTAAAAAAACCAATAGGATAAGAATTTACATTTTCCATAATGAATTGATAGGCAATTCAAAATAGTTTGAAAACTCATCAACGCTTTTGTATTGTTTTACAATGGGAAAATCAATTTCAGCTTCTTTGTATTGTCTGGATAAATAGTTTAACCATTGTTTTATCCTACCAGCACGGCTAATATGATTCATCTCAGTTTCTAATTTTTGCCAATAAGAAAATAAAATCCCTTTCACCTCATTCCAAGGAAGATTTTCATTATTTTCATTTCGGATCATTAACGCCAGTGCTGGATTTGCGACTGCACCTCTTCCAATCATGATATCTTCACAACCGGAAATATCTTTACATCGTTTGGCATCTGTTACTGTCCAAATTTCTCCATTGGCCACCACAGGAATATTGACAGATTGTACAATTTTTTGAATCCAATCCCAGTAAGCAGGAGGTTTGTATCCGTCTACTTTGGTCCGTGCATGGACTACAATTTCTTTTGCACCACCTTCTTCCAATGCTTTCGCACAAATTAG
The sequence above is a segment of the Leptospira sp. WS39.C2 genome. Coding sequences within it:
- a CDS encoding lipase, giving the protein MKRVIILIVVAFYFPIQAQPFSGIPNTDGAGFCDTRGKFSLQTQASPDPENPLYYSKTRVTFYGDSRIDFANAVPLGYNPALYYAPLIQSADYPGRSFSMGLFYGMSSLDFYLGTDPSWNVQNFGHGGDSSHEMLIQLKKCLGQPNYFIAPNVAFEIGGNDYLQNMLMIMLLPWNAEAYMNRALNHIERSITLLYQKRKNVLIIGNYPAVSWSALLGLPDERKGFAFKTFNFKYQYSIQIRSIVDHISFAKEQSSIPEILNEVLREYNGFSMLELVSNTTNGISFNVSSADTVCYGAHIPSNAFAPYFCWLAANLSAPGTLPHI
- a CDS encoding tRNA dihydrouridine synthase, with the protein product MRILLAPMEGLLDYRLRDTLTRVGGYDECVSEFIRVNDTLLPSHRYYRCVPELYNNSHTKSGVPVKVQLLGSDVNCMAENASKVASLGAYGIDINFGCPAPTVNRNRGGAALLKEPNLMFSIVKAVRNAVPIHIPVTAKMRLGYDSTEHALICAKALEEGGAKEIVVHARTKVDGYKPPAYWDWIQKIVQSVNIPVVANGEIWTVTDAKRCKDISGCEDIMIGRGAVANPALALMIRNENNENLPWNEVKGILFSYWQKLETEMNHISRAGRIKQWLNYLSRQYKEAEIDFPIVKQYKSVDEFSNYFELPINSLWKM